The Paenibacillus sp. FSL R7-0204 genome includes a region encoding these proteins:
- a CDS encoding DUF3388 domain-containing protein encodes MEYKQWYMEYKIHKNRPGLLGDIASMLGMLEVNILTINGVEGKTRGMLLETSDDEKIMLMGEMLKKVDNITVTALRTPRLVDRLAVRHGRYIDRDSDDRKTFRFTRDELGLLVDFLGELFKREGNQVIGLRGMPRVGKTESIIAGSVCAMKRWTFVSSTLLRQTVRSQLAEDEMNPHNVFIIDGIVSTIRSNEKHYNLLQNVMSMASTKVIEHPDIFVRESEYTFDDFDIIIELRNAPNEEILYESFTTSYSEDL; translated from the coding sequence GTGGAATATAAACAATGGTATATGGAGTATAAGATACATAAGAACAGACCTGGTCTGTTAGGCGACATCGCTTCTATGCTGGGGATGCTGGAAGTGAACATTCTGACGATTAACGGCGTTGAAGGCAAGACGCGCGGAATGCTGCTGGAAACCAGCGACGATGAGAAGATCATGCTAATGGGCGAGATGCTCAAGAAAGTTGATAATATAACGGTTACGGCACTCCGTACACCGCGGCTTGTGGACCGGCTGGCCGTCCGGCATGGACGGTATATCGACCGTGATTCGGATGACCGCAAGACCTTCCGCTTCACCCGCGATGAGCTCGGGCTGCTGGTGGATTTCCTGGGCGAGCTGTTTAAGAGGGAAGGCAATCAGGTTATAGGACTACGTGGCATGCCGCGGGTAGGCAAGACAGAATCGATCATTGCCGGCAGCGTCTGTGCGATGAAGCGCTGGACGTTTGTCTCTTCTACACTGCTGCGCCAGACCGTCCGCAGCCAGCTCGCCGAAGACGAGATGAATCCGCATAATGTATTTATCATTGACGGGATCGTCAGCACCATCCGCTCGAACGAGAAGCACTATAACCTGCTGCAGAATGTCATGAGTATGGCAAGCACCAAGGTGATTGAGCATCCTGATATTTTTGTGCGGGAGTCCGAATACACCTTCGATGACTTCGATATCATTATTGAGCTGCGCAACGCACCGAACGAAGAGATATTGTACGAGTCGTTTACGACAAGCTACAGTGAAGATCTTTAA
- the pgsA gene encoding CDP-diacylglycerol--glycerol-3-phosphate 3-phosphatidyltransferase, which translates to MNLPNRITLARICLIPIMMFFLLVDFSFYPEPIHWGSFQLSINHLVAAVIFLLAASTDGIDGYIARKYNMVTNLGKLLDPLADKLLVSAVLISLVELGRCDSWIAIVIISREFAVTGLRQVALLEGKVVAASKWGKVKTVIQIVAISLLLLNNFPFQFVSIPVDDIAIWAAAIITIYSGIDYFVKNKELLDLNKA; encoded by the coding sequence GTGAATTTACCCAACCGCATCACATTAGCGCGTATTTGCCTTATCCCAATCATGATGTTTTTTCTGCTGGTGGACTTCAGCTTCTATCCGGAACCGATACATTGGGGCTCCTTTCAGCTTTCAATTAATCACTTGGTCGCGGCGGTTATTTTTCTGCTGGCAGCCAGTACCGATGGAATTGACGGTTACATAGCCAGAAAATATAACATGGTCACTAATCTGGGCAAGCTGCTCGATCCCTTAGCGGATAAGCTGCTGGTCTCGGCCGTGCTGATCTCATTGGTCGAGCTGGGAAGATGCGATTCATGGATTGCCATTGTCATCATCAGCCGTGAGTTTGCCGTGACCGGCTTGCGCCAGGTGGCACTACTGGAAGGGAAGGTAGTGGCTGCAAGCAAATGGGGCAAGGTAAAAACAGTGATTCAGATTGTTGCCATTTCACTGCTGCTGCTTAATAATTTCCCGTTCCAATTCGTCAGCATCCCTGTGGATGACATTGCCATCTGGGCGGCAGCCATCATTACCATTTACTCTGGTATTGATTATTTCGTGAAGAATAAGGAACTGCTGGATTTGAACAAAGCCTGA
- a CDS encoding competence/damage-inducible protein A, with product MKAEIIAVGTELLLGQIVNSNAQFLSVELAALGIDVYFQTVVGDNKSRLLEAIRIAQSRADVILFTGGIGPTEDDLTKDALAAALGRTLHIDQLAMDHVQRFFDDRKIVMTENNRKQALVIEGTTPLSNDTGLAVGIAFAEEDKYYIVLPGPPREMKPMFTDKAKPWLQQHALTGEMPLYSKMLKFAGIGESLLEDKLIDLIRSQSDPTIAPYAKEGEVTVRISTKAPSEREAMVKLDALEKTIADILPENLYANIDVPLEQLIVDWMADSGLTLSAAESCTGGLLMESITNIPGSASMFAGGIVCYSNDIKKKLLNVPSAMLEGPDAPGAVSREVAEVLAEQVRMIGDTDFGLSVTGVAGPGYSERKPVGLVFVGLAERGCKTEVYELNLKGTRENIRLRTVKALLYRLWRRLEERKVATPLEGSALQ from the coding sequence ATGAAAGCAGAGATTATTGCCGTTGGAACAGAACTTTTACTTGGACAAATCGTGAACAGCAATGCCCAGTTTCTTTCAGTAGAGCTGGCTGCATTAGGCATTGACGTTTATTTTCAGACCGTTGTGGGAGATAACAAAAGCCGCCTTCTGGAAGCAATCCGGATTGCTCAGAGCCGGGCGGATGTTATATTATTCACCGGCGGCATCGGTCCGACCGAGGATGATCTGACCAAGGATGCGCTGGCTGCGGCGCTTGGCCGGACCCTGCACATCGACCAGCTGGCCATGGATCATGTGCAGCGCTTCTTCGATGACCGCAAGATTGTTATGACTGAGAATAACCGCAAGCAGGCGCTTGTCATTGAAGGGACGACTCCTCTGTCCAATGATACCGGTCTTGCGGTAGGGATTGCTTTTGCAGAAGAGGACAAATATTATATCGTGCTGCCGGGCCCGCCCCGGGAGATGAAGCCGATGTTCACGGATAAGGCCAAGCCATGGCTTCAGCAGCATGCACTTACTGGTGAAATGCCGCTCTACTCAAAGATGCTGAAGTTCGCCGGAATTGGCGAGTCGCTGCTGGAGGACAAGCTGATAGATCTGATCCGCAGCCAGAGTGATCCTACGATTGCTCCGTATGCCAAGGAAGGCGAAGTGACCGTGCGCATCTCCACCAAGGCGCCGTCCGAGCGGGAGGCTATGGTCAAGCTTGATGCTCTGGAGAAGACGATTGCTGACATTCTGCCGGAGAATCTGTATGCCAACATCGATGTGCCGCTGGAGCAGCTGATTGTGGACTGGATGGCGGATTCGGGACTCACTCTGAGTGCTGCCGAGAGCTGTACCGGCGGTCTGCTGATGGAGAGCATTACGAATATTCCGGGCAGCGCCTCCATGTTCGCCGGGGGGATCGTGTGTTATTCCAATGATATTAAGAAGAAACTGCTGAATGTGCCTTCCGCCATGCTTGAAGGTCCGGATGCCCCGGGAGCGGTGAGCCGCGAGGTTGCGGAGGTGCTGGCTGAGCAGGTGCGTATGATCGGTGACACGGACTTCGGCTTATCGGTTACCGGTGTAGCCGGACCGGGATATTCCGAGCGCAAGCCGGTGGGTCTTGTGTTCGTAGGACTGGCTGAGCGGGGCTGCAAGACAGAGGTATATGAGCTGAATCTGAAGGGCACCCGTGAGAACATCCGGCTGCGCACCGTCAAGGCGCTGCTGTACCGGTTGTGGCGCCGCCTGGAAGAACGCAAGGTTGCCACTCCGCTGGAAGGCTCGGCCTTGCAATAA
- a CDS encoding YajQ family cyclic di-GMP-binding protein, which translates to MSSESSFDIVSKMDMQELTNAVHQTEKEIENRFDFKNSKSSLKLEKDALVVASEDEYKLNAVIDILQTKMVKRGITLKNMDFGKVEPASLGTVRQRLGLRQGIDQENAKKINILIRDSKLKVKSTIQGDQIRVTGKSRDDLQQIIQLLRKADLPLDLQFNNLK; encoded by the coding sequence ATGAGTTCAGAAAGTTCATTTGATATCGTATCCAAGATGGATATGCAGGAGCTGACCAATGCGGTTCATCAGACCGAGAAGGAAATTGAGAACCGGTTTGATTTCAAGAACAGCAAGAGCAGCCTGAAGCTGGAGAAGGATGCGCTTGTAGTCGCCTCAGAGGATGAATACAAGCTGAATGCCGTAATTGATATCCTCCAGACCAAGATGGTGAAGCGGGGAATCACGCTGAAGAATATGGATTTCGGCAAAGTGGAGCCGGCTTCGCTCGGCACGGTGCGCCAGCGGCTTGGACTGCGGCAAGGGATAGACCAGGAGAACGCGAAGAAGATTAATATTCTGATCCGCGATTCCAAGCTGAAGGTCAAGAGCACGATTCAGGGTGATCAGATCCGTGTGACCGGCAAAAGCCGCGACGATCTGCAGCAGATTATCCAGCTTTTACGCAAGGCTGATTTGCCGCTTGATTTGCAGTTTAACAATTTAAAGTAA
- a CDS encoding DUF3243 domain-containing protein, with the protein MSTDSVVKNFDTWKSFLGDRVIQAEKMGMSDETITKLAFEIGEFLDKKVDPGNYSNRAIKELWDVGTDDEKHTIAGLMVKLAKKNA; encoded by the coding sequence ATGTCAACAGATTCCGTAGTGAAGAACTTTGATACCTGGAAAAGCTTTTTGGGAGACCGGGTCATTCAGGCCGAAAAAATGGGGATGAGCGACGAGACCATCACCAAGCTGGCGTTCGAAATCGGGGAATTCCTCGACAAGAAGGTCGATCCGGGCAACTATTCCAACCGGGCCATCAAAGAGCTGTGGGATGTCGGAACGGATGATGAGAAGCATACCATTGCCGGACTCATGGTCAAACTGGCGAAGAAAAACGCATAG
- a CDS encoding AraC family transcriptional regulator — protein sequence MDFKDHIVLWNHATVEVIDIRKASFTSGQPPLKYRLPASTYLYIVRGSASVLIDDRSYEISGSSVFHGGKGTTIQLLKTQELLDYYLILYRSTLTPPARRNLTALLECSKPFTGTYHFIPVHPLPLYEILDQMYGDWQARRALEHLHVKALFYQWVHELLHQMQGQELHPLRADVLDQAVRYMHDSYNRPFTLDTLAGTLGTSPRTLSRLFRMRLQTSPAQYLVQIRMDKARELLLGTESTLHDIAAAVGYPDAYSFGKMFKKHFGNSPVRYKNSVQAASPWRDMISALSSNDIAREGTLRYIDDDNHYQYDLKGASSMFRTAKPSLMLTLLLCFTIVLSACSSGTATTTTVGNGSNTPTSSPAATASSITSPDNTAAEAQTRTISTVKGDVVVPADPQRVVVLYLLGDVLALGIKPVGVSSVNEGAAFENDLKDVQKLGSWFEASPEAVLSLDPDLIIVPSEETYNALHDIAPTVLVPYEKMTTAERVSFIGHTLNKEDQATSLLNDFNAKVEDSKLKLKEAGILDSTISIMEGGGERSMLVIMSKQYGRGSQVLYEYLGMKAPEKIQQKIDSKTDVGGESVSFEVIADYSGEYIFRSSYDGMTDLTGDPIWNSIPAVKESRLMNIDFGLSYYNDIYSLNAQLDYMVDALLAAPRVKK from the coding sequence ATGGATTTTAAGGACCATATTGTGCTGTGGAACCATGCTACTGTAGAAGTTATCGATATCCGCAAGGCCTCATTCACTTCGGGACAACCTCCGCTGAAGTACCGCCTTCCGGCTAGTACATACCTATATATCGTTCGCGGCAGCGCAAGTGTGCTTATAGATGACAGATCCTATGAGATCAGCGGCTCCAGCGTCTTTCATGGGGGCAAAGGCACCACGATCCAATTGCTGAAGACACAGGAACTTCTGGATTATTACCTTATTTTGTACCGTTCAACGTTAACCCCGCCTGCCCGGCGCAACCTGACAGCGCTTCTGGAATGCAGCAAGCCTTTTACCGGAACCTATCACTTCATTCCTGTCCATCCCCTGCCGCTGTATGAGATTCTAGACCAGATGTATGGGGATTGGCAGGCACGCCGCGCCCTGGAGCATCTGCATGTCAAAGCCCTGTTCTATCAGTGGGTCCATGAGCTGCTTCATCAGATGCAGGGGCAGGAGCTGCACCCGCTTAGAGCAGATGTGCTCGATCAGGCTGTACGCTATATGCACGATTCTTACAACAGGCCGTTCACCCTGGATACACTAGCCGGCACTCTGGGCACCAGCCCGAGGACACTATCGAGGTTATTCCGCATGCGGCTTCAGACCAGTCCTGCCCAATATCTGGTTCAGATTCGCATGGACAAGGCACGTGAGCTGTTGCTGGGCACAGAGTCCACACTGCATGATATTGCAGCTGCTGTGGGCTACCCGGATGCGTATTCTTTTGGCAAAATGTTCAAAAAGCACTTCGGAAACTCGCCAGTGAGGTACAAAAATTCTGTGCAGGCCGCTTCCCCGTGGCGGGATATGATATCTGCGCTGTCATCAAATGACATTGCCCGTGAAGGCACTCTCCGATATATTGATGATGATAATCATTATCAATATGATCTAAAAGGAGCGTCATCCATGTTCAGAACAGCTAAGCCATCCCTAATGTTAACCTTGTTGTTATGCTTCACCATAGTGTTAAGTGCCTGTTCCTCAGGAACTGCCACTACAACGACGGTGGGCAACGGCAGCAATACGCCAACCTCTTCGCCTGCTGCGACGGCATCCTCTATAACGTCCCCTGACAACACTGCAGCCGAGGCACAGACCCGGACGATCTCTACGGTAAAAGGAGATGTCGTGGTGCCTGCCGATCCTCAGCGTGTCGTTGTGCTGTACTTGCTGGGAGATGTTCTGGCGCTGGGCATTAAGCCCGTAGGTGTCTCTAGTGTAAATGAAGGTGCTGCCTTCGAGAACGACTTGAAAGATGTACAGAAGTTGGGAAGTTGGTTCGAGGCCAGCCCGGAAGCTGTCTTATCGCTTGATCCCGATCTGATTATCGTTCCTTCCGAGGAAACCTACAATGCATTGCATGATATCGCACCCACCGTATTGGTGCCTTATGAGAAAATGACAACCGCTGAGCGGGTCAGCTTTATTGGACACACTCTTAATAAGGAAGATCAGGCCACCAGCCTATTAAATGATTTCAATGCCAAAGTGGAGGACAGTAAGCTGAAGCTGAAGGAAGCTGGAATTCTAGATTCGACCATCTCCATCATGGAAGGCGGCGGAGAGCGCAGTATGTTAGTGATTATGAGCAAACAATACGGCCGGGGTTCGCAGGTCTTATATGAATATCTTGGCATGAAGGCACCGGAGAAGATTCAGCAAAAAATAGATAGCAAGACCGATGTTGGTGGGGAGTCTGTATCCTTTGAAGTCATTGCCGATTACAGCGGAGAGTACATCTTCCGTTCCTCTTATGACGGAATGACTGACCTGACGGGAGACCCGATCTGGAACAGTATTCCGGCAGTCAAGGAAAGCCGGTTGATGAATATCGACTTCGGATTATCGTATTACAATGATATCTACTCCCTAAATGCGCAGCTTGATTACATGGTTGATGCTCTGCTTGCAGCTCCCCGGGTAAAGAAATAG
- the ymfI gene encoding elongation factor P 5-aminopentanone reductase, with the protein MMLPGEDSKPIGEMTVLITGGSGGIGGAIAERFASVGMNIVIHYMNSHEAANDVARRCLALGAKVMTVAADMKDRSQLVRMAERLESSGMMPDILVNNAGKAHYGMLADLTEEEWDDIMAVNLKGTFMCSQIFMPYMVTQRYGRIINVSSVWGISGASCEVAYSASKGGVNAFTKALAKELAPSKVTVNAVAPGAVHTAMLSNLQADELKMLEEEIPAGRLATPEDISSLVYFLALPESGYITGQVISPNGGWIT; encoded by the coding sequence ATGATGTTACCGGGAGAGGACAGCAAACCGATTGGTGAAATGACAGTGCTCATTACCGGGGGCAGCGGGGGAATCGGCGGCGCGATCGCTGAGCGTTTTGCTTCGGTGGGAATGAACATTGTGATTCATTATATGAATTCACATGAAGCGGCAAATGATGTGGCCCGGCGTTGTCTGGCGCTGGGAGCGAAGGTAATGACCGTAGCGGCGGACATGAAAGACCGCAGTCAGCTCGTACGCATGGCTGAAAGGCTGGAGAGCAGCGGCATGATGCCGGATATCCTGGTCAATAATGCCGGGAAAGCTCATTATGGCATGTTAGCCGATCTGACCGAGGAGGAGTGGGACGATATCATGGCGGTCAATCTGAAGGGCACCTTCATGTGCAGCCAGATTTTCATGCCTTATATGGTCACGCAGCGTTACGGCCGGATCATTAATGTGTCCTCCGTATGGGGAATCTCGGGCGCATCCTGTGAAGTGGCGTATTCGGCCAGCAAGGGCGGAGTGAATGCTTTTACCAAGGCGCTCGCCAAGGAGCTGGCCCCCTCGAAGGTCACTGTGAACGCTGTAGCGCCTGGAGCGGTCCACACGGCGATGCTCTCCAATCTGCAGGCGGATGAACTGAAGATGCTGGAGGAGGAGATTCCGGCGGGTAGACTGGCTACCCCTGAGGACATATCCTCGCTTGTTTATTTTCTGGCGCTGCCTGAATCCGGTTATATTACGGGGCAGGTTATCAGTCCGAACGGCGGCTGGATTACTTAA
- the yfmF gene encoding EF-P 5-aminopentanol modification-associated protein YfmF, which yields MTNNGFQHGHAAGMRIHVLPTKAFKTFAISLYAGVPLEESTVTSTALVPFVLRRGTASYPETTQFRERLEELYGAGFGFDIYKRGDYQIVQFRMDTINDSFVQSKESLLGESFAFLGEVLTRPLLENGSFRPSYVATERETIRKKLESIVNDKIRYAAERCIEEMCRNEPYRLHPLGQRADLDAITPETLYQSYTSWLNGATLDLYVVGDTTPEEVEKMVTAHFGRAHHSEAGGYTSDFTPVTVTEVRTVEEKLDVNQGKLNMGLRTSITYKDDRYASALMYNGILGGYPHSKLFVNVREKESLAYYASSRYDGHKGIGTIQSGIETQNYGKAVDIIRKQLDELKAGNITDLELSQTKAMIRNLLSEIQDSAFEMISFDFNRQLSGKDRSAQELMDQVDGMGAAEVRAAACTFELDTIYFLTGKEE from the coding sequence TTGACTAATAATGGATTTCAACATGGCCATGCCGCAGGCATGCGTATACATGTTCTGCCGACCAAGGCGTTCAAGACGTTCGCCATCTCACTGTATGCAGGCGTTCCGCTTGAAGAAAGTACAGTGACCTCTACCGCACTGGTTCCGTTTGTACTCCGCCGGGGGACAGCGTCCTACCCGGAGACTACCCAATTCCGCGAGCGTCTGGAGGAGCTGTACGGTGCAGGCTTCGGCTTCGATATTTACAAACGCGGGGATTACCAGATTGTCCAGTTCCGGATGGATACGATTAATGATTCCTTTGTGCAGAGCAAGGAGAGCCTGCTTGGGGAATCCTTTGCTTTTCTGGGAGAGGTATTGACCCGTCCTCTGCTTGAGAATGGAAGCTTCCGGCCTTCTTATGTAGCTACAGAGCGCGAGACGATCCGCAAGAAGCTGGAATCCATTGTGAATGACAAAATCCGCTACGCGGCAGAACGCTGCATTGAGGAAATGTGCCGCAACGAGCCTTACCGGCTTCATCCCCTCGGCCAGCGGGCCGATCTGGATGCTATTACGCCTGAGACGCTGTACCAGAGCTATACCTCCTGGCTGAATGGAGCTACGCTTGATCTGTATGTAGTGGGCGATACCACACCTGAGGAGGTTGAGAAGATGGTGACAGCTCATTTCGGCCGGGCCCATCACTCCGAAGCTGGAGGCTACACCTCGGACTTCACTCCAGTAACTGTTACGGAAGTGCGGACGGTGGAAGAGAAGCTGGATGTGAATCAAGGCAAGCTGAATATGGGGCTGCGGACCTCGATTACCTACAAAGATGACCGGTATGCTTCCGCGCTGATGTACAACGGTATCCTTGGCGGTTACCCGCATTCCAAGCTGTTTGTCAATGTGCGTGAGAAGGAGAGCTTGGCTTATTACGCGTCCTCCCGTTATGACGGGCATAAGGGCATCGGGACGATTCAATCGGGGATCGAGACCCAGAACTACGGCAAAGCCGTTGATATTATCCGCAAGCAGTTGGATGAGCTGAAGGCCGGCAATATCACTGACCTGGAGCTTAGCCAGACCAAGGCGATGATCCGCAACCTGTTGTCCGAGATTCAGGACTCGGCGTTTGAGATGATCTCCTTTGATTTCAACCGCCAGTTATCCGGCAAAGACCGTTCTGCCCAGGAGCTGATGGATCAGGTTGACGGCATGGGGGCGGCTGAAGTGAGGGCGGCTGCGTGTACTTTTGAGCTGGATACGATTTATTTTCTGACAGGGAAGGAGGAATAG
- the yfmH gene encoding EF-P 5-aminopentanol modification-associated protein YfmH produces MEKLHYERLQETLYHEVMDNGLQVYVLPKPAFLKTYATFATKYGSVDNHFKVAGGEETTVPDGIAHFLEHKMFEEPEGDIFATFASNGASANAFTSFDQTVYLFSATENIEQNLSTLVDFVQRPYFTDENVEKEKGIIGQEINMYADNPDWRVYFGLIEAMYATHPVHIDIAGTIESISTITKETLYTCYNSFYHPSNMLLFVVGGVDPEQVFELIRSNQQGKSYEKQGEITRIFAEEPEQVASKHVESRLAVSIPKMMFGFKEKVDGLSGEAAVRRDLTTKLMLDLLFGSSTALYQKLYDEELISDSFGHEFNSSAEYAFSAIGGDTKDPGLLLERIKEEVGRILETGFAEKDFERARKKKIGGFLRMLNSPESIAHEFTRYQFRGGDLFEVLPLYESITLDEVNARLHAHVNWEQLAVSLVVSP; encoded by the coding sequence ATGGAAAAGCTCCATTATGAACGGCTTCAAGAAACACTTTATCATGAGGTTATGGATAACGGTCTCCAGGTGTATGTGCTGCCGAAGCCGGCTTTTCTCAAAACCTACGCCACCTTTGCCACTAAATATGGATCAGTAGACAATCACTTCAAGGTCGCGGGCGGTGAGGAGACTACCGTGCCGGACGGAATTGCCCATTTCCTGGAGCATAAAATGTTTGAGGAGCCGGAAGGCGACATTTTTGCTACCTTTGCATCCAATGGTGCATCGGCGAACGCCTTCACCAGCTTCGACCAGACGGTCTATCTTTTCTCGGCCACAGAGAATATTGAGCAGAATCTCAGCACCCTGGTTGATTTTGTGCAGCGTCCTTATTTCACTGATGAGAACGTGGAGAAGGAAAAAGGGATTATTGGGCAGGAAATTAATATGTATGCCGACAATCCTGACTGGCGCGTCTATTTCGGGCTGATTGAAGCGATGTATGCTACCCACCCGGTTCACATTGATATTGCCGGAACTATTGAATCCATCTCAACCATTACTAAGGAAACGCTGTACACCTGCTACAATTCCTTCTATCATCCGAGCAACATGCTGCTGTTCGTTGTCGGCGGAGTGGACCCTGAGCAGGTATTTGAACTGATCCGCAGCAACCAGCAGGGCAAGAGCTATGAGAAGCAGGGTGAAATTACGCGTATTTTCGCGGAGGAGCCTGAGCAGGTAGCCTCGAAGCATGTGGAGAGCAGACTGGCTGTCTCCATTCCCAAGATGATGTTCGGTTTCAAGGAAAAGGTGGATGGTCTGAGCGGTGAAGCGGCGGTGCGCCGTGATCTGACCACGAAGCTGATGCTGGACCTGCTGTTTGGCAGCAGTACGGCATTGTATCAGAAGCTCTATGATGAGGAGTTGATCTCCGACAGCTTCGGCCATGAATTTAACAGCTCTGCGGAGTATGCCTTCTCGGCGATCGGCGGCGATACCAAAGATCCGGGGCTGCTGCTTGAACGGATTAAGGAAGAGGTAGGACGTATTCTGGAGACGGGCTTCGCGGAGAAGGATTTCGAACGGGCCCGCAAAAAGAAAATCGGCGGCTTCCTGCGGATGCTGAATTCGCCGGAGAGCATTGCCCATGAGTTCACCCGTTACCAGTTCCGTGGAGGAGATCTGTTTGAAGTGCTTCCCCTGTATGAATCGATCACTCTGGATGAAGTGAATGCCCGGCTCCATGCCCATGTGAACTGGGAGCAGCTGGCCGTGTCGCTGGTGGTGAGTCCTTAA
- the sleB gene encoding spore cortex-lytic enzyme, with translation MRKHKQWIIAAVTLALAAAPFAGAVFKDHDLIYAKPYAAEQVAADIPDEEEEAMPVFGTTPLKVGSSGQDVYELQGRLKHLGYFNGKIDSQFGTKTKNAVTWFQWKFGLKSDGVVGAKTKLKLYNATTSWKPTAPETTTAQKKAPSGTAAAKSNTAELASGNTMGLSENDLKIMANAVYGESRGEPFEGQVAVAAVILNRVKSPSFPNTPSGVIFQPGAFTAVADGQIYLEPNEQARKAVQQALSGWDPSGGCIYYFNPKTATSKWIWSRPQVKTIGQHIFCM, from the coding sequence ATGAGAAAACATAAGCAGTGGATCATTGCCGCAGTTACCCTTGCCCTTGCAGCTGCGCCGTTTGCCGGTGCAGTCTTCAAAGATCATGATTTGATCTATGCCAAGCCCTACGCAGCAGAGCAGGTTGCCGCAGACATCCCTGATGAAGAGGAGGAAGCCATGCCCGTGTTCGGCACAACTCCGCTTAAGGTAGGCTCCTCCGGGCAGGATGTCTATGAGCTGCAGGGACGACTGAAGCACCTGGGTTATTTTAACGGGAAGATTGACAGCCAGTTCGGGACCAAAACCAAAAATGCCGTCACCTGGTTCCAGTGGAAATTCGGCCTGAAATCCGACGGGGTGGTCGGGGCCAAGACGAAGCTTAAGCTATACAATGCTACTACTTCCTGGAAGCCGACAGCGCCCGAGACAACTACCGCCCAGAAAAAAGCACCCTCCGGAACAGCTGCGGCCAAATCCAATACGGCTGAGCTGGCTTCCGGCAATACGATGGGCCTGTCCGAAAATGACCTCAAGATCATGGCAAATGCGGTTTACGGCGAGTCTCGCGGGGAGCCTTTTGAAGGGCAGGTAGCTGTGGCTGCAGTCATTCTCAACCGTGTAAAATCCCCAAGCTTCCCGAATACGCCTTCGGGCGTCATTTTCCAGCCGGGAGCCTTCACCGCCGTAGCTGACGGCCAGATCTATCTGGAGCCTAATGAACAGGCACGTAAGGCAGTACAGCAGGCACTGAGTGGCTGGGACCCGTCGGGTGGCTGTATCTATTACTTTAATCCCAAGACGGCGACTTCCAAGTGGATTTGGTCCCGTCCGCAGGTGAAGACAATCGGCCAGCATATCTTCTGCATGTAG
- a CDS encoding RodZ domain-containing protein: MSELGRHLKEARLQKGMSLDDVQEVTKIRKKYLEAIEAGDYKVLPGSFYVRAFIKTYAEAVGVNPDELMEEHGNVPAAPVDTTMETVIQKRSRKPETERNAKWLPTLLMWTFPVLILVVIYLYASSTLNDSGPKKADNASLTDATQDPAKVKPSATAAGGGAVPSATAAAAATPEAGATATTAPSATPEPSPSASPGAVTVTQDRKSGKTTIYKVSAPAGSQVQVVIASTGVSWLEVYKGENSKGEKLSFGNTKAGDNLSFTLDSEGMYIKSGYSPATAISVNGQAITDGKTSSRLLLELDSGTDGATGGSTAGE, from the coding sequence ATGTCGGAACTGGGCCGGCATTTGAAGGAGGCTCGTCTGCAAAAGGGGATGAGTCTTGATGATGTCCAGGAAGTAACAAAGATCCGTAAAAAATATTTGGAAGCCATCGAAGCAGGGGATTATAAAGTGCTTCCGGGCAGCTTTTATGTCCGGGCATTTATCAAAACCTATGCCGAGGCGGTCGGGGTTAACCCGGATGAACTGATGGAGGAGCATGGCAATGTGCCTGCCGCTCCCGTCGATACTACCATGGAGACCGTGATTCAGAAGCGGAGCCGTAAGCCTGAAACGGAGCGTAATGCCAAGTGGCTGCCGACCTTGCTGATGTGGACCTTCCCGGTGCTGATCCTGGTGGTCATCTACCTATATGCCTCTTCCACGTTGAATGATTCGGGGCCGAAGAAAGCGGATAACGCAAGCCTGACTGACGCAACGCAAGATCCGGCCAAAGTGAAGCCTTCAGCTACTGCCGCTGGCGGCGGTGCAGTGCCTTCAGCAACAGCGGCTGCGGCTGCTACACCTGAGGCAGGAGCCACGGCTACTACTGCGCCTTCTGCAACTCCAGAGCCGTCTCCATCGGCTTCTCCGGGAGCTGTCACCGTTACTCAGGACCGCAAATCGGGCAAGACGACGATCTATAAGGTCTCCGCGCCTGCCGGAAGCCAGGTTCAGGTAGTGATTGCCTCAACCGGAGTCAGCTGGCTTGAAGTGTACAAGGGTGAGAACTCCAAGGGGGAGAAGCTCAGCTTCGGGAACACCAAGGCCGGCGATAATCTCAGCTTCACGCTGGACAGCGAAGGCATGTATATCAAATCGGGATATTCACCGGCCACGGCGATTTCGGTCAACGGACAGGCTATTACCGACGGCAAAACCTCCTCGCGTCTGCTGCTTGAACTGGATAGCGGGACGGATGGCGCTACTGGCGGGAGTACTGCCGGAGAATAG